The genomic interval AATCATGCCCAAACCAGATGAAATTCTTGGCGGGCTGCATGCCCTGGCCAACAATCCTAACCTTTTTGCCATTCAAAGGTATTTGAAAATGAAATGAAAATTTCTGAGCACAAAACAGAGGGGTTCTTTTTAAAATATACCCTGCCCCTATATTTCATCGCTACCTATATATTTTCCTGGCTTTGCTGGCAGGGACTCGGGAATTCCGCTGGAACGGATGGTTTTATTCTTGACAAATCCTGGCTAATAGCCCAAATCGGGGTGTTTGCACCCTCTCTCACGGCCATATTTTTTGGGTTTTTTACCGGGCGGATTTTGCCTTTCCGGAAATTTGCCGGGATGATTTCCATTTATCTGGCAATCATCGCTTTGGGCTTACTAGTATCAGCATACAGGGTAAGTGAACTCGGGCAACTACCCCAATGGATTAAGGCGGCCACACTTATCATGGCAGCTCTGGTTTTTTGTTATTTTCTTTTTCAAAAAAGGGTTCTTTATGCTTCCCAGGTTGCGGGCTCCTCGCGGGTCAAGCTGCTGGGTTATTTCTTTTCAGCCTGGCTTTTCTATCCGCTGTTGTTTTTCCTGTTGTGGGCCTTGTTTCATTTTTTTGCAGGAGGTGCATCGATCGACTTGTTCGGGAAAAAAGGCTGGGGTGTTTTTTCAATATTAAGTTTGACCATTGCTTTCGACTTCCTTTTCGGGGGGGCTGTTGGGGAGGAAATCGGGTGGCGCGGCTTCGCCCTTCCCTTACTTCTGAAGCGCTTCAATCCATTGAAAGCAAGCTTGATACTGGGGGTTTTATGGTCATTCTGGCACCTGCCCATTGACCTGGCAGCAGGCTTTGGTGTCGGGGGAATTGGAGGAATTCTTATCAGGCTGTTTACCGTTTGCCCCATGAGCATCATCATTACCTGGTTCTTCTTACATTCCAGGTTTGGCATCATCACTTCTCTCCTGCTTCATGCAGGAATGAATATGATTCCTGCACTGGGGTTTTCAAATTATGAATTCGTTTTTGGTATGATGATCCTTTTCCAATGGTTATTTGTCATTGGTATCCTGGTGCTTGATAAAACCTTTCTCAAAAAAAATGGCCAAAACATCCTGAGATCCTTTGGGGACAAGGAATCCTCTCTCCTTCACAGTGAATAAATGCATAAAACTTAGTCACTTTTATCCAATCAGCCTGCTGTCCGACACATTCTCCAGGCTTTTGTGGCTGGCAGCCTCAATGGGGTTGTGGAATGCCATAAATACCAGGATGTTTTCGCCCTCTTTAGCCGGGGGCAGGATCAACTCGGCCCGTTTCTCCTTTCGCAGGGCAGCCTGCAGGTTTTCGGTGTTTTCCAGGGTGGTGTCGTTGAGGGCAAGCAGCATC from Bacteroides sp. carries:
- a CDS encoding CPBP family intramembrane glutamic endopeptidase — its product is MKISEHKTEGFFLKYTLPLYFIATYIFSWLCWQGLGNSAGTDGFILDKSWLIAQIGVFAPSLTAIFFGFFTGRILPFRKFAGMISIYLAIIALGLLVSAYRVSELGQLPQWIKAATLIMAALVFCYFLFQKRVLYASQVAGSSRVKLLGYFFSAWLFYPLLFFLLWALFHFFAGGASIDLFGKKGWGVFSILSLTIAFDFLFGGAVGEEIGWRGFALPLLLKRFNPLKASLILGVLWSFWHLPIDLAAGFGVGGIGGILIRLFTVCPMSIIITWFFLHSRFGIITSLLLHAGMNMIPALGFSNYEFVFGMMILFQWLFVIGILVLDKTFLKKNGQNILRSFGDKESSLLHSE